Proteins from one Thermobifida alba genomic window:
- a CDS encoding DUF58 domain-containing protein yields MPTARGLLVAGGGLVLCVAGALLGYRGVLLLGALALLAVAGASLSVLAGRPTRAGVRRRVPLARTAPGRAVTVRLTVADAGRGGPLRLRERVAAAGEEGGITLAPAAPAPSEAGRWEAAYRLEPSRRGVVELGPLHVERTDVLGLAAAGRPSGTVDRVLVHPRWRRLRTLPTGQASTPDSVRGGSRPGGLAFRSLRDYVPGDDVRHVHWRSTARSGRLLVREYSDTSDTRLTVLLDDRAADGRERLDATAEAAACVVATAALSRLPCDLVLASGPGVDGHAGLPAALDLLAAAVPAPDADLAAALRTLRAGTGGGAVVLVSDAPHESDLREFAALRDRFPRLVAAVVGPSRPDEVAGVTLVAARDAAEFGEVWDGAPWTR; encoded by the coding sequence ATGCCGACCGCGCGGGGCCTCCTGGTCGCGGGCGGCGGACTGGTGCTCTGCGTCGCCGGAGCGCTCCTCGGCTACCGGGGGGTCCTCCTGCTGGGCGCGCTCGCGCTGCTCGCCGTGGCGGGGGCGTCCCTGTCCGTCCTGGCCGGCCGCCCCACCCGGGCCGGGGTGCGCCGCAGGGTCCCGCTGGCGCGCACCGCACCGGGGCGCGCCGTCACGGTGCGTCTGACCGTGGCGGACGCCGGACGGGGCGGTCCGCTCCGGCTGCGCGAGCGCGTGGCCGCGGCGGGGGAGGAGGGCGGGATCACCCTCGCCCCGGCCGCCCCCGCCCCGTCGGAGGCCGGACGGTGGGAAGCGGCCTACCGGTTGGAGCCGTCCCGGCGCGGCGTCGTGGAACTCGGTCCGCTGCACGTGGAACGGACCGACGTCCTGGGCCTGGCCGCCGCGGGCAGGCCCAGCGGAACCGTGGACCGCGTCCTGGTGCACCCCCGCTGGCGGCGGTTGCGCACGCTGCCGACCGGGCAGGCCAGCACCCCCGACAGCGTGCGCGGCGGCAGCCGCCCCGGCGGGCTCGCCTTCCGCTCCCTGCGCGACTACGTCCCGGGCGACGACGTCCGCCACGTGCACTGGCGCAGCACGGCGCGCAGCGGTCGGCTGCTGGTGCGCGAGTACTCCGACACCTCCGACACGCGGCTGACCGTGCTGCTCGACGACCGGGCCGCCGACGGACGGGAGCGGCTCGACGCGACCGCCGAGGCCGCGGCCTGCGTCGTGGCGACCGCGGCCCTGTCCCGGCTGCCCTGCGACCTCGTGCTGGCCAGCGGCCCCGGCGTGGACGGGCACGCCGGGCTGCCGGCCGCGCTCGACCTGCTGGCCGCGGCCGTGCCCGCGCCGGACGCCGACCTCGCGGCGGCGCTGCGGACCCTGCGGGCGGGGACCGGCGGCGGGGCGGTGGTGCTCGTCAGCGACGCCCCGCACGAGTCCGACCTGCGGGAGTTCGCGGCGCTGCGCGACCGGTTCCCGAGGCTGGTGGCGGCGGTCGTGGGACCGTCCCGCCCCGACGAGGTGGCGGGGGTCACCCTGGTGGCGGCGCGCGACGCCGCGGAGTTCGGCGAGGTGTGGGACGGGGCCCCGTGGACACGTTGA
- a CDS encoding AAA family ATPase, giving the protein MTTTSSNDDTGRAHAALSATEANDHAATVDGIAAAIGSAVAGAAETARLALVALLCRGHILLEDVPGVGKTRLARSLAASVGGGHRRVQFTPDLLPSDLTGVNVFNQETREFEFHAGPLFANVVVADEINRASPKTQAALLEVMEEGRVTVDGVRYAVPDPFIVVATQNPVELDGTYRLPEAQLDRFLMRLSLGYPGREAEFAIMRGDGLAEPRSLKGTADMETIVRVREAAARVHTADTVYGYVRDIAEATRSHPRLRLGLSPRATAALVGAARTYALIRGRTYVIPEDVQRLAVPVWAHRLVLTPEALVSGQTETDVLGEVLASIAAPQPEQAVSR; this is encoded by the coding sequence GTGACGACCACGAGTAGCAACGACGACACCGGAAGGGCGCACGCCGCCCTCTCCGCCACGGAAGCCAACGACCACGCCGCCACCGTCGACGGCATCGCCGCCGCCATCGGCTCGGCCGTCGCCGGCGCGGCCGAGACGGCGCGTCTGGCGCTGGTGGCGCTGCTGTGCCGGGGGCACATCCTGCTGGAGGACGTGCCCGGGGTGGGCAAGACGCGCCTGGCGCGTTCCCTGGCCGCGAGCGTCGGCGGCGGCCACCGCCGCGTGCAGTTCACCCCCGACCTGCTGCCCTCGGACCTCACCGGGGTGAACGTCTTCAACCAGGAGACCCGGGAGTTCGAGTTCCACGCCGGCCCGCTCTTCGCCAACGTCGTGGTCGCCGACGAGATCAACCGCGCCTCCCCCAAGACGCAGGCGGCCCTCCTGGAGGTGATGGAGGAGGGGCGCGTCACCGTCGACGGCGTGCGCTACGCGGTCCCCGACCCCTTCATCGTCGTCGCCACCCAGAACCCGGTGGAGCTGGACGGGACGTACCGGCTGCCGGAGGCGCAGCTCGACCGGTTCCTGATGCGGCTGTCCCTCGGCTACCCCGGCAGGGAGGCCGAGTTCGCGATCATGCGGGGCGACGGCCTGGCGGAGCCCCGCAGCCTGAAGGGCACCGCCGACATGGAGACGATCGTCCGTGTCCGGGAGGCCGCCGCCCGGGTCCACACGGCCGACACGGTCTACGGCTACGTCCGCGACATCGCGGAGGCCACCCGCAGCCACCCCCGGCTGCGGCTGGGCCTGTCCCCCCGGGCGACCGCGGCGCTCGTCGGCGCGGCACGCACGTACGCGCTCATCCGCGGACGGACCTACGTCATCCCCGAGGACGTGCAGCGCCTCGCCGTCCCGGTCTGGGCGCACCGCCTGGTGCTCACCCCCGAGGCCCTGGTGAGCGGACAGACGGAGACCGACGTGCTCGGCGAGGTCCTCGCCAGCATCGCGGCGCCGCAGCCCGAGCAGGCGGTGAGCCGCTGA
- a CDS encoding fibronectin type III domain-containing protein yields MRQRIAAAWAVVRRTAATGTFLALTIALACTLFGAGAIVRAVELYDGDVWLWSSPVGQLARTDAHDGRIDLVTDVPESAGNRVEVIQTDDHLILHDLDTGRMTALDLGEMAFSGRLDLGTDRKHSVFLHGEHGVVVDRSAGEVRAIDPTTLTATGEVLKLPAPLEGGAFDADGVLWLGVPSQGTVAAVRFAEGTAKADGAVGVADPADDIALTVREQGPLVVNRSDNTIVEVRDGVTAEIESPVALADAVVPPSTSGPLVAVTVPDADALLTLAGPHDGAEITVIDAGDVGPAAAVPYEGRVYLPGENGVVRVFDAAGGEAEPLEVPGAEGPLDLEVREGHLFVNDPDSGAALVVGPSGEGTEVEKYDDPPGPGGGAADGSDGTGSGTGEAPHGTGQETPPGQEAPDPGQEESPRPQDEEQGAEEPTRPPAPPDLDPGTEPEDGIEPVLPEPTGPASPPWPGADPAAPTTGTVDPVRAPTGGTPAGGEVTPLPGAPVPVTASAGADGVTVTWQPAHSPAAPVTGYIVSWDGGSTTVDGTQHSVVVDGLRDGVPYRFQVRAVNVHGHGNAAASEPVVSGEQPPPPPTDVAVEATGTTTAVLTWTAVPGAHDYVVSGESAHGHVAAVRSTTDTEIELAGLEPGGTYTFTVAARSGGGAQSTAVPAPAVTLPLLDPPENVWFAFSDTGDAYVYWTPVDGAAGYEVVPADDSLDPREIAAGESVEVNGRQYQSIIYGTPGLGCHSFTVRAVDAAGTASRPSEPSTTECTGRRLRSPDGAGHRPTG; encoded by the coding sequence GTGCGACAGCGCATCGCCGCGGCGTGGGCAGTGGTGCGCCGGACCGCCGCCACCGGCACCTTTCTCGCCCTCACGATCGCGCTGGCCTGCACACTGTTCGGCGCGGGAGCGATCGTCCGCGCGGTGGAGCTCTACGACGGCGACGTGTGGCTGTGGAGCAGCCCGGTCGGCCAGCTGGCGCGGACCGACGCACACGACGGGCGGATCGACCTGGTCACCGATGTGCCCGAGTCCGCCGGCAACCGCGTCGAGGTCATCCAGACCGACGACCACCTGATCCTGCACGACCTCGACACCGGCCGCATGACCGCCCTCGATCTGGGGGAGATGGCGTTCTCCGGGCGGCTCGACCTGGGGACGGACCGGAAGCACAGTGTCTTCCTCCACGGGGAGCACGGGGTCGTGGTCGACCGGAGCGCCGGAGAGGTGCGCGCCATCGACCCGACCACCCTCACCGCGACGGGCGAGGTGCTGAAGCTTCCCGCCCCGCTGGAGGGCGGGGCGTTCGACGCCGACGGCGTGCTGTGGCTCGGCGTCCCCAGCCAGGGGACGGTGGCCGCGGTGCGGTTCGCCGAGGGGACCGCGAAGGCCGACGGGGCGGTCGGAGTCGCCGATCCCGCGGACGACATCGCGCTCACCGTGCGGGAGCAGGGCCCCCTCGTGGTGAACCGCTCCGACAACACCATCGTCGAGGTGCGCGACGGCGTCACCGCCGAGATCGAGTCCCCCGTCGCCCTGGCGGACGCGGTCGTACCGCCGAGCACCTCCGGCCCCCTGGTCGCGGTCACCGTGCCGGACGCCGACGCCCTGCTCACCCTGGCCGGTCCGCACGACGGGGCCGAGATCACGGTGATCGACGCGGGGGACGTCGGCCCCGCCGCTGCGGTCCCCTACGAGGGCCGCGTCTACCTGCCCGGCGAGAACGGCGTCGTCCGGGTGTTCGACGCCGCCGGCGGCGAGGCCGAACCGCTGGAGGTGCCCGGCGCCGAAGGCCCCCTCGACCTGGAGGTGCGCGAGGGACACCTGTTCGTCAACGACCCCGACTCCGGTGCCGCGCTGGTCGTCGGCCCGTCCGGGGAGGGCACCGAGGTCGAGAAGTACGACGATCCCCCCGGACCGGGCGGCGGGGCGGCGGACGGCTCCGACGGGACCGGCTCCGGAACCGGAGAGGCCCCCCACGGAACCGGACAGGAGACGCCGCCGGGACAGGAGGCGCCGGACCCCGGGCAGGAGGAGAGCCCCCGCCCGCAGGACGAGGAGCAGGGCGCCGAGGAGCCCACGCGGCCTCCCGCGCCGCCGGACCTGGACCCCGGAACCGAACCGGAGGACGGGATCGAACCGGTCCTGCCCGAACCCACCGGGCCCGCGTCGCCACCGTGGCCCGGCGCCGACCCCGCAGCGCCGACGACGGGCACCGTGGACCCGGTGCGGGCCCCCACCGGAGGGACCCCCGCCGGAGGGGAGGTCACCCCGCTCCCGGGGGCGCCCGTCCCCGTCACCGCGTCGGCCGGGGCCGACGGGGTGACCGTCACCTGGCAGCCCGCCCACTCCCCGGCCGCCCCCGTCACCGGCTACATCGTGAGCTGGGACGGCGGGAGCACGACCGTGGACGGCACACAGCACAGCGTGGTCGTCGACGGCCTGCGCGACGGAGTCCCGTACCGCTTCCAGGTCCGGGCGGTCAACGTCCACGGCCACGGCAACGCGGCGGCCTCGGAGCCGGTCGTGTCCGGCGAGCAGCCGCCCCCGCCCCCCACCGACGTGGCGGTCGAGGCCACCGGCACCACCACGGCCGTGCTGACCTGGACCGCCGTCCCCGGAGCGCACGACTACGTCGTGTCCGGGGAGAGCGCCCACGGACACGTGGCCGCCGTCCGAAGCACCACCGACACCGAGATCGAACTGGCCGGACTGGAACCGGGCGGAACCTACACGTTCACGGTCGCCGCGCGCAGCGGGGGCGGCGCGCAGAGCACGGCGGTCCCGGCCCCGGCCGTGACCCTGCCCCTGCTGGACCCCCCGGAGAACGTGTGGTTCGCGTTCAGCGACACCGGAGACGCCTACGTGTACTGGACGCCCGTGGACGGCGCCGCGGGCTACGAGGTCGTCCCGGCGGACGACTCGCTCGACCCCCGCGAGATCGCCGCGGGAGAGTCCGTGGAGGTCAACGGGAGGCAGTACCAGAGCATCATCTACGGGACGCCGGGCCTGGGCTGCCACTCCTTCACCGTGCGAGCGGTGGACGCGGCCGGGACCGCCAGTCGCCCCAGCGAACCCAGCACCACCGAATGCACCGGCCGCCGCCTCCGCTCCCCGGACGGGGCCGGACACCGACCCACGGGATGA
- a CDS encoding DUF4913 domain-containing protein, with product MTATPQSRNGDTAPAAEEDLYDPQEEELQQVGGPDAKPVFRNVEEFVTYRFLPMYSRPEGGQFRWCKEWWRHPEAVSRFHALWHAWEVLRWEPGTGMAVWYRDHLDYQMSYIMGDTGPFRECTSRRHQDPRPLPADPAPEGWFEDEW from the coding sequence ATGACGGCCACCCCCCAGAGCCGGAACGGCGACACCGCGCCCGCCGCCGAGGAGGACCTGTACGACCCGCAGGAGGAGGAGCTCCAGCAGGTCGGCGGACCGGACGCCAAACCGGTCTTCCGCAACGTCGAGGAGTTCGTCACCTACCGGTTCCTGCCCATGTACTCCCGTCCCGAGGGCGGCCAGTTCCGCTGGTGCAAGGAGTGGTGGCGGCACCCCGAGGCGGTCTCCCGCTTCCACGCCCTGTGGCACGCCTGGGAGGTGCTGCGCTGGGAGCCGGGCACCGGGATGGCGGTGTGGTACCGCGACCACCTCGACTACCAGATGTCCTACATCATGGGCGACACCGGACCGTTCCGCGAGTGCACCTCGCGCCGCCACCAGGATCCCCGCCCCCTCCCGGCCGACCCCGCGCCCGAGGGCTGGTTCGAGGACGAGTGGTAG
- a CDS encoding type IV secretory system conjugative DNA transfer family protein codes for MAKETRKYQPRGGIMAAGTPPLLVVLALWGVVALVFLVWLAAWLAALVTPGEVAPFGVRWAFWLFTGDTESAWPGTPTFLVVLFCVVQAAGLVLLGRAVTPWVRARIGGGYDPVSVLNVNNSDVAELALPEAAEKAVRLRKTSLNGKKPKELPEAEVGLVLGDVKMPRGRTGKRLFASWEDTVLAYMAPRAGKTTALAIPYVLNAPGPALATSNKGDVWAATAKLREERTGERVWLFDPQHITHQPQTFWWNPLRNVRTVEDAYRLASHFVLTIDDDDSKKDMWGPAAKALISQLALAAALAGESMDRVAEWLHDAKQPRPIEILFDHGFVAYAEALRETQNIVSETRDGIYTTARTAARCLDDPEIMAWVTPPDDPEVDEFDPRDFVRSRQTLHLLSKSRSAAAPLIAAMTDAIFIAAEEAAEGMGGRLDPPLVAVLDEAANICKIADLPDLYSHLGSRGIVPVTILQSYRQGVRVWTENGMEAMWSAATVKLFGAGLDDHKIVEALSKLIGQHDVSTTSFSYGDGKGNHSVQLRRQEVMEGADIRRIGKGEALLFATAAQATLLRMRPWYTSAEAPVISAAIQEAERAVTEGAQRRYTNDQAMGGR; via the coding sequence GTGGCCAAGGAGACGAGGAAGTACCAGCCGCGCGGCGGGATCATGGCGGCGGGCACGCCGCCGCTGCTCGTCGTGCTCGCGCTGTGGGGCGTGGTCGCCCTGGTGTTCCTGGTGTGGCTGGCGGCGTGGCTCGCCGCGCTGGTCACCCCCGGCGAGGTGGCCCCCTTCGGCGTGCGGTGGGCGTTCTGGCTCTTCACCGGGGACACCGAGAGCGCGTGGCCGGGCACGCCCACGTTCCTGGTCGTGCTGTTCTGCGTCGTGCAGGCCGCCGGCCTGGTCCTGCTGGGCCGGGCGGTCACGCCCTGGGTGCGCGCCCGGATCGGCGGCGGCTACGACCCGGTCAGCGTGCTCAACGTGAACAACTCCGACGTCGCGGAGCTGGCGCTGCCCGAGGCCGCCGAGAAGGCGGTGCGGCTGCGCAAGACCAGCCTGAACGGGAAGAAGCCGAAGGAGCTGCCGGAGGCCGAGGTGGGGCTGGTGCTCGGCGACGTGAAGATGCCCCGCGGCAGAACGGGGAAGCGGCTGTTCGCGTCGTGGGAGGACACCGTCCTCGCCTACATGGCGCCCCGGGCCGGCAAGACCACCGCCCTGGCCATCCCCTACGTGCTCAACGCCCCCGGACCGGCCCTGGCGACCAGCAACAAGGGCGACGTCTGGGCGGCGACGGCGAAGCTGCGGGAGGAGCGCACCGGCGAGCGGGTCTGGCTGTTCGACCCCCAGCACATCACCCACCAGCCGCAGACCTTCTGGTGGAACCCGCTGCGCAACGTCCGCACCGTCGAGGACGCCTACCGGCTGGCCAGCCACTTCGTGCTCACGATCGACGACGACGACTCCAAGAAGGACATGTGGGGTCCGGCCGCCAAGGCGCTCATCTCGCAGTTGGCGCTGGCCGCGGCGCTCGCGGGGGAGAGCATGGACCGGGTGGCCGAGTGGCTGCACGACGCCAAGCAGCCGCGGCCGATCGAGATCCTCTTCGACCACGGGTTCGTCGCCTACGCCGAGGCGCTGCGCGAGACGCAGAACATCGTGAGCGAGACGCGCGACGGCATCTACACCACCGCCCGCACCGCGGCCCGCTGCCTGGACGACCCGGAGATCATGGCCTGGGTGACCCCGCCGGACGACCCCGAGGTCGACGAGTTCGACCCCCGCGACTTCGTCCGCTCCCGGCAGACGCTGCACCTGCTCAGCAAGTCGCGTTCGGCGGCGGCCCCGCTCATCGCCGCGATGACCGACGCGATCTTCATCGCCGCCGAGGAGGCCGCCGAGGGCATGGGCGGCAGACTCGACCCGCCGCTGGTGGCGGTGCTCGACGAGGCCGCCAACATCTGCAAGATCGCGGACCTGCCCGACCTCTACTCGCATCTGGGCTCCCGCGGCATCGTCCCCGTCACCATCCTGCAGAGCTACCGCCAGGGGGTGCGGGTGTGGACGGAGAACGGGATGGAGGCCATGTGGTCGGCCGCGACCGTCAAGCTGTTCGGCGCCGGACTGGACGACCACAAGATCGTCGAGGCGCTGTCCAAGCTGATCGGCCAGCACGACGTGTCCACCACGTCGTTCAGCTACGGCGACGGGAAGGGCAACCACTCGGTGCAGTTGCGCCGACAGGAGGTCATGGAGGGCGCCGACATCCGCCGGATCGGCAAGGGCGAGGCGCTCCTCTTCGCCACCGCGGCCCAGGCGACCCTGCTGCGGATGCGCCCCTGGTACACGAGCGCGGAGGCGCCCGTGATCAGCGCGGCGATCCAGGAGGCCGAGCGGGCGGTCACCGAGGGCGCGCAACGCAGGTACACCAACGACCAGGCCATGGGAGGCCGATGA